TGTCTAAATATAAGAAATCTTCTTAATTAAATGATTTTATTTGTTTGCTTTCTATCTGTCTACTAAAGTGTGTCAAGATCAGTTTTTTCTTCTATGTGTGCGTAAAGTGAGCTCATAGGCAATCTTACAGGTAACAAATATTGGATTGATACAAAGATAACAAGTCTTAGAGTACAGTTAATGATATATAAGAAAAACATTTACTTTACTAAACCTTTTTTTTATCATTAATATCTCTTTTTTTAAAAAGAGGATCTATAAGATAGAAAAGCAAACAGGAGTACGTATAAAAATATACGGCAGGAATTACTAGAGCATCGTTATTTTTGTAATATAAAAACCTTGATCATCAATGTGAAAACTATGTTTTTAAAACCCATAAGAGGAGTACATGTCTATTTCACCTATAGTATCACTAAATTTACCTGGATCATCATCAACTGATTTTTCATTCTTAAATAATGAAGATGAAGTAGTTTCTTCAAATCAAGATCTTTCTTTAAAAGGTCGGATTAAATCAGTTATTGATCGTCTGGGATACAAAGCATATTCAGTTTTTAACCCACCTTGCATTATGCCTCTAGAACTGGCAGAAGCACAATATGAGGTAAACAAAGAAATTTTTTTTGCACAAGAGCCTTCTTCTTATGAAGAAGCCAAAGAAAAACTATGGTGGTCGATGAATGAATTACAACGCAGAATTATAGAAGAATACGCCGACCCTGAATTTCGCAAAGCAAAAGCAAAAGAATATATAGATGATTCCCCTGAAAGAGGTTTCCCAACTATTGAACGAGGTAAAAAGGACTGGTTTGTGCTTGCTTTTTGCGAGGAGGAAATCTATGAGCTCCATAAAAAAGAACCAGAACATTTAAAACAGTATGTTCCATATGATCTTTTGGTGCTTAAGGGTAGCAATAAACCCATTCTTGATAAACACAGGGAACAATGGGCCCAACTCTCACCTTCTGAAAAAGCAGAAAAGGTTTTTGGAAAACGATGGAAATATGAAGCTGTAGCTGGAGTTTCTGCTGCGACTGCTTGTTTTTTTTTATGCCATTATATTTGGCTTTATCAGCGATTGCAATTGCTTCAACAGCCATCTACATTTTAAAAAAATATAACTAACAGGAGCTTATCTACATGACATTAGGAAAAATTAGAGCCGTATTTCCAGAGGATAATCGAACACCAGATCAAGATTTACTAATTGGGTCTAATTGCTTAGCTTTAACAGATAAAGAAAGAAACTTAATAGAAAATATTAATTTTAAAGGTTATCAGTTTAGCCTTAACGATGAACAAAATGAGAGTCTGAGTATTAGAGTAGGTGAAGCAGTTTCTAAAGCTCAGTTCTGGGGAGCAGCTGGTGGGAGTACAACAGGTGGTGCTGTTGGAGGAGCAGTTGCTTGGTATTGGGTTCCATTGATGCCATTAATCACTATTGCAAGTGGAGTGGGCGGAGCAATTGTAGGAGGAGTGACTGGCTATAATCTTGGAGGAAAATTTGGGCATAGAAGAGTTGTTGAAAATGTTACCCATTCATCGGAGTATCTTCATTGGAGTAATGAAAAGTATGAAAAAATAATTTTCCCAGCACTTTCAAGATTCGTAGATGTTGATGTATGGGAAAGAGTGCCACTTGAGTGCCCAATTACTAATCAGTTTGCAATAGAACCAGTAAGAGATCCCCATGGCCATGTCTTTGAAAACGAAGCTATTATTAATTGGTTAAGAACTTGCGATCAATCCCTATTAAATAGATTATTCGAATTTCCTCCCATTTCTCAAGAAGAACTTGAAAACGCTTTACAGAGACGCTGCCCTCTTAGAGCTGGCTTTATAACAGAAGATCAATTAAAAAAAATCCCAGATTATTATAAAAATATATTTAAAAAGATTAATAAACAATTATAATACGAAGGTTTTATGGCAACGTTTTATTGTTGATCAAGTTAAAAACCAAACACAAGAATTGCCTGAAGAGGTAGCTAAAGTGGTTAAATTTTACTCTATGACTCAAACAGAAAGAAGTATTATTGCAAGTAAAATGAACACAAATCTATTGAAATCTCCAATTGTATCCAATGTATCCAAAAAAGAACTTAAAAAGTTAAATGAACTTATAGCTGCAGCTTCTGAACTACCAGAATTGATCAAGCAAATTGTCTAATCTTTAGCGCACAGACTTTTCTGTATGCTAATTTATTCAAATTACATGATTCAATACTTGCATAGCCCTCATCTTCATCTTTTGTTATCAATTTCTTTAAACCACTTTGGCGCATGCCCTTGATAGGTCATGCCATTTTGTAAAACAAGTTGCGCTGGAACTAGTTTCAAAAAATTCATATTGCATTCAAACCTAACAAAAGGAAAAAGAGAAGTAAATATATTTTTTTATAAACCTTACGCAAGAGCAGTTATTTTAGAAAAATGTTTGCAACATCCTGCTATCATTCGTGATTATGAGTTTCAAATTATCAATCGTTGTTTGAGTGATAAAGAAATGGGAAGGCTTTTAGAAGGTCATTCCATTTACAAAAAAACTATATCTAATTTTTAAATATTTTATTTACATGAATAACTCATTTAAATTTTTATTTCCTTTAATAAAACTATTTTTGTAATATCTCACGTTAAAAAACATATAATTACAGAGGATTATATAAATGGGTGGGGTATTTGCAGCTGGCCAGAAAGCATTCGATAAAGCCTTTAGCTTGATGGACAGTGTTCTAAGGGATACTCTTCCAAGAGTTAATCAAACATTAGGAAATGCTAATCAAACATTAGAGAATTCTAATCAAACATTAGGAAATGCTAATCAAACACTAAATAATTCTAATCAAACACTAGAGAATGCTAATCAAACATTAAGGAATACTAACGAATTAATTAGTGATTTTAAAGGAATTCCTGGGAATTTGACTGAAACCGTCAAAGGAGTCGGGGCTGTTACCAAAATGGGAATGGGAATTGCTGGATTAAAATTTTGTTCTGATATGGGTGTCTCGTGGTATCGAGCCATTAAATTAACAGGAATCGCCAGCAACGCAAGAAATGATTTAAAAAAATTAGTCGATAACACAACCAAAACAGAAGCTGAAATTGTTAACGTTCTAAAAAATACCAGTGGTGACTTAAAATCTTCTGTTGGTCAATTAACCGAAGATGCCCATAAAATGAGTCAAAACTTTGGCCAGATGACAGAATCGCTATCACAATCTTCTACAGAAATATCCGGTGCTGCCAATCAAGCAAGTAGAAATTTTGGTTACATGACCCATATCACATCAGACTTTCTTGCTTACCTCTCTCAAGATATTCATCAGACAAGTCGTTGTTTCAGGATTACTTGCTTTTCTTTGACAACATCCGCATTAGCGGCAACTATGACATATCTTCAAAATTCCAGTTGTGACCGTGATCCGGAGTCTATGCTTTGTACTGCTCCATTAAAAAGTATGGCAGCTACAACGATTGCAGCTGGTTTAATAGCTATGACAATGCTTATGCCAAATAGAGTTCAAGTACATCAGAACAATAAAGTTTTGGCCTCTAATGAAACAACAAGCATTATGGATCATCCAGCTTCGATTCAATTAGAAGAAACTATGAAGCTTAATTTTTTCATTCCGGAAGAAGGTGTCGATCAAAATATTGAATGGACACAAGAGGAGCTAGATTCAATAAAAGCTACAAATATTGATGTTTTGAATCTTATTGAAGCAAAAAGAAAGTTTAAATGTTGCAAATGGACTAAACAAGAGCTGACATGGTTGTTAAACCAAAATGAAAATCTATTTTTTAATATGATATTAAGCATGGTTTACACAGCTTCAGATTGCTTAGATAATAATTAATTTTTTAAATAAACTTTTTAGGAACCAATATGTCGATACCAAATATGTCCGTACAAAATTCATCAATTCCAACAATTACGATGCCCGTAGATACTTTTAATATGATGGTAGAGGGTGGCTATAATCTAAGAATAAGATCTGAAAAAGCAGAAAAAGAGTTAAAAGCAGAAAAACAGTATACTAAAATTTTAGAAGCCAAAAATACAGAACTTGAAAATAGATGCACTAAACTTGAGAGCGAAAAAACCGAAAACGGAAGATTTGTTCAACTTGTTGATGAAAATTTACAATCATCCAAAAGAGTACTTCAATACGTTTGTGCCATTGCTGGTGCTATATTAGGAGGTGGATTAGTATTAGCATTTCCGCCTGTTGGGGCTGCTATTGCCTTAGCTGGAACAGGACCAGCTGCTGCTGGAGTTGCACTCGTTGGTGGAGCTACTGGTGGGTGTCTTGTTGCGCCTGTTATTCACGAAAAAACGCATAAAGCATCCATTCAACAAGTACAAAATTTTAAGGTGAAAGAAGAGGTCTCTAAAAAGGCCAAATAATCAAAGTATTAACCAATAATATCGGGAATATAATTAATATGAGTCCAGTAAATAGTACTATAGCAAATGAGACATCTCCATCAATTAGTAACACATTTTTAAGAGAAAAATATAATCTCACGGAAGAGTATGCAAAAAATCATCCAGAAGACTTTGCAAAAATTCTTTCAGCAGTAAGATGTACCGAAGAGACTCTTCAAATAATGGATAGATTAGAACAAGCTCAAAAAGAAGTCTCTAATGGTATGGCAAGATTAAGGGAAGGCAGCGAAGTAATCCTTGCACGGCTGGATAATATAATCGAAGTGGAGAAAAAAAATACGCAGGCTTTACAAAATCTAGCAAATTCATCGTCAGAGATGAAAGAAATGACATCGAATATTGCAAATTTTGCAAAAAGATTTTTCAATCCTGTAAGGAATGGGTTTTATTTTTTAACCGGACACAGAGAACCAGCAGCGGTATTGCCCAGAGAAGACCAATTAGCTATTAAAGATAATCCAGAAAACACGATTCCTAATACAGATCCAACAAATCAGACATCGGGCGATATAAAAAAAAAAATCACAAGCTTACTGATATTTTTTGCGGTTTCAGGAGGGCTATACTTTTTGCCTGCGGGGGAGCAAAGAAGCTAGTGATATTCATCTATAGCTCCTCAATCAAGTTGATGTCTAAAATCAAACTCTGGCTTCGTCCAAAATGACAACCCAAAAGTAGATTGAACCGTTTATTTAAATTTTGGCGTTACTTGAATTAATCCATCATAGGCTGCGTATTTATAAAGATCATGCAGAGTAGGACAGTTAAATACTTGCGATATTACGTGGTGCAGTGTTTTTTTATCTTCTACGAGGATGACACCATAGTGGATGATTTCAGTGGCAATTCTTCCGATGATATGCACGCCTAAGATTTGTAGGGTATCTTTATGGAAAAGTAGTTTGAGCATTCCGGTTTTTGCTCCCATAATTTTACCTCTGGGCATATTGGTATAATACGCTTTTCCTATAGCGTAAAGGATCTTTTTTTCTTCTGCTTCTTTTGTGGTTAGTCCAATAGTAGATACTTCTGGAATAGTGTAGATCCCATAAGGGAAATAGGTAGGGAGATGTTCTAGATCTTGTGTTTGAAAAATATGAGCCACTGCAATTCTACCCTGTTCCATACTAGTGCTAGCAAGAGCAGGAAAGCCAATGACATCTCCGACTGCGAAGATGTTAGATATGTTAGTGCGATATTGATGATCTACTATAATGAGTTCTCTCTCTCCTATTTTCACTCCTGCTTTTTCTAATTTAAGCTGTTTTATATTTCCACTGCGGCCAGCAGAAAATAAGAACATGTCAACTTCTAGTTTTTTTTTATTTTTTAGATGAACCTCTATAGGTGTCTGATCAGAAGAAGGGACATTAAGGGATTCAATCGAGGTATTAAAAAGGATGTCAATACCAGAGCTTTGCATTTCTTTTACAAGTGCATGGGAAATCTCTTCGTCAAGATGAGGGAGGATTTTTTCTTTATCGTTAATTAAATAGACATGCGTTCCAATGGTTGCAAAAATAGTCGCATACTCACAACCGATGACTCCAGCCCCTACAATACATAAGGAGGAAGGGTGCCTTGTCAATTCTAGAATGGTATCAGAATCGTGAACTCGTTTGTTATCAAAAGGGATATTTGCTGGATGATAAGGGTAGGATCCTGTAGCGATAATGATAAATTCTCCAAAGAGTGAGATGAGGTCTTTACCTTGCACATGAATAGTATGTGCATCTTCAAAATTAGCTATTCCATAAAAGATGCTGACATGATGACGCGATAAATTATCAAAGACCTCTTTGGAAGAAGAATCTCTTACCTGATTCTTACGATACATAAAATCTGTCATAGAGGCTTCATGAGAAAAAGTACGATCAATCCCATAAAGACCTTTTTCTAATTTATCAGAAAAATACAAAGCGGTTTCTCTAAGGGTTTTAGAAGGGAGGGTTCCAGTCACCGTTCCAGCTCCTCCAAATAGCTCTTCCTTTTCAATAATTGCTACTTTATAACCAAAATAAGCCGCTTTGACAGCTGCTTTTTCCCCTGCTGGGCCTGAACCAATTACAATAAGGTCAAATTTTTGCACATTAACTCTTGCTTATGTTAGATAATTAAGTAATTACACAATGCTCGGAAGAATTTCAAGTAGCAAAGGAAACAGATGGATTTAAAAACGCAAACCCAAGCAGATAATTTAATACAAAAAATTAGACATTACTTGATTACTACAATGGGGGTAACAATTAATGAGGCTAGTCCAGAAGAATTTTATCGCGCATTTGCTCTAACATTGCGTGAGGAAATCATGATTAATTGGACGGCTTGTGTGCATACATACAGAGAGAAAAAAGCACGGATGCTTTTTTATCTATGTATGGAATATATGCCTGGGCGTTTTTGTCAAAATAACATTATCAATATTCATGCAACTGATTTAATTAACTATGTATTTAAACAGTTAAATCGCTCTTATCAAGAAGAATTACATTTTGAGCCAGAGCCAGGGCTTGGCAATGGAGGTTTGGGAAGATTAGCTGCTTGTTTAATGGATTCTCTTGCTACTCAGCAAATTCCAGCTATTGGGTTTGGGCTCCGTTATCAATATGGCATTTTTGATCAAGCAGTATGTAATGGGGTTCAGGTAGAGAGACCAGAGGCTTGGCTATTGCATGAAAACCCTTGGGAATATCGTCGTGATATGCATGCGGCCTCTGTTTTTTATGCTGGAAAAGCTGTTCCTGGTAAGAATAAAAAAGGGGTAGATGTCTATGAATTAGCAGACTATGAAGAAGTAAGAGCTCTATCTTATGATATTCCCATTATTGGATACAAAGAAACCCCTGATTTTACAGTAAATACACTGCGTTTATGGACCACAAAAGAATCTCCTCGAAACTTTCAGTTGCAGCGCTACAATGCAGGGATGCTAGGTGCAGCTGCAGAAAATACTAGCCTTACCGATGTGTTATATCCTAATGATCACAATGAAACAGGTAAAAGAATTCGTTTAAAACAGGAATTTCTTCTGGTATCTGCTTCCTTGCAAGATATCATTAGAAGACATCTTTTTATTTTCTCGAATATGAATGAATTTGCAGATAAAGTGCGTATCCATATCAATGATACTCACCCTGCGCTTACCATTGCAGAATTGCAAAGATTACTTATAACAGAGCACGACTTTGGATGGGAAGAAGCCTTAGATGTGGTAAAAACTTGTTGTAACTTTACCAATCACACCATCTTGCGAGAGTCTTTAGAAGAGTGGAATCAAAGTAGTTTGCAATATCTATTACCGCGTCAATACGCGATCATCGAAAAAATCAATCTAGAATTTTGTAATCAGATTCGTCAGAAATACCCAGGAGATGAAGATAGAGTGCGATCTATGTCGATTATTGAAGGAGGTCAGGTCAAGATGGCTAATTTGGCTATTTATGGGTCACATCGAGTAAATGGAGTAGCAGCGTTACATACAGAGATCTTAAAAAAAGAGATCTTTAAAGATTTTTATGAAATGTATCCAGAAAAGTTTGTCAATGTAACCAATGGGGTGACCCCAAGAAGATGGCTTTTAGATTGCAACCCACTTCTTGCTGCATTTATTACAAAAAGAATTGGTAAACAGTGGATTACACAGTTTCAAGAAATACGGGGTCTTGCAAAATTTGCTAATGATTTTGATTCTCAAAAAGAATTTTTAGAAATTAAGAGAAAAAATAAGCAAACATTGCTTGAATGCCTGCAGCATACAAATCCTATACGCGATAGCGCAGGAAAACCTATTGGCCATTACTCTTTTTTAGATGAGAGTGCTCTTTTTGATGTGCAAATCAAACGGATTCACGAGTATAAAAGACAGCTGATGAACCTTATTCATGTAATTATGCTCTATCATGAGCTTCAAGAGAATCCAGAAGCACGCCGTATCAAAAGAATGGTGTTCATTGCTGGTAAAGCAGCTCCTGGGTATGAAGTGGCTAAACAAATCATTCAACTAAGTTACTGTATTTCTAGGCGAATCAATCAAGATCCTAAAACAAATCAGAAATTAAAATTGGTTTTTATAGAGAATTACAATGTATCAAAAGCAGAAACGATTATTCCTGCAGCGGATTTATCAGAGCAAATTTCCACAGCAGGAACAGAAGCATCTGGCACTGGCAATATGAAGTTAGCAATGAATGGAGCATTGACAATTGGAACAGAAGATGGAGCAAACATTGAGATGCATCAACAGGTAACAGATCGCTTTTGGCCTTTTCGTTTTGGTAAAACCGCATTGGAGAATGATTTGATTCGCCATACGGGTAACTATAATCCTTGGGATATCTATATGCAAAACGACTCTATTCGAAAAGCGCTTGATTCTTTACGCGATCAAAGTTTTACGCAAACAGAAGAAGAGCATCAGGCTCTTAGCAATTTGTATCAAAGCCTGCTGCATAATCAGGCAGGGTGCATACCAGATTATTACTTTGTCTTAGGGGACCTATTGGATTATTATAGAACACAGAAGGCAGTAGAGGCTCTATTTTTAAAACCCCAAGAATGGGCAGAGTATGCCCTGCAGAACATAGCAGCCATGGGAAATTTTTCTTCCGATGAATCGATTAAAAATTACGCAAAACTGGTTTGGGATATTCAACCTTGTCCAGTTGATCTTAAAGAGTTAGAAAAAATAAGAATTGAGTATAGTGAGCACGATAAATGTCGTATTTTCCCATCTAGTGTAAATGGTTCTGTAAAAAACCCTTCTTAAGGAAAGTACAATCTCTCTTATTTTTTGATCTCTCTTTTTTGTGGAAGGCCCCATTTGTCAAGCATTTTTTGATACTCTCCAGATTGCTTTAACTGGTGAATCTCCTGATTAAAGGCTTTGATTAAAGAGCCGTTTTTATTACGTGCTGTAATCAGTCTTAACCCCTCATTGGTTAAAGGCGCTGATCCCACCTTTAGCCTATCTTGATAGAGATCTTCGCAATATGCATAGGCGCTTAAAATATCGATTAAAGCAGCATCGAGTACTTTTAAGTTTACATCCTCAAGAGCTTGTGCTTTAGACGAATATTGATGAATTAACACATCTGGAACCGATTCAATTAACAAAACATTAGCATCTGAGAGAACACCAACAGCTTTACCTTTTAGCTGTTTTATAGAAGAGATGTCAGACGACTTATCTACTACAATTACAGGGCCTAACATTAGATAGCTTTCTGAAAAATCAAAACGATCTTTGTTAAAGTTATAGGGAGGAAAAGAAGAGAGCACAGCTTCATATTTTTCTTGAAGTAAGTCTTCTAACAAGTAATGCGCGTCAGTTGTAACTTTAGCAAGGGGGATTTTTTTTGAAACCTTCTGCAAAATTTCTGTAGAAAATCCTACTAACTGTGCATTTCTATCCTCTAAATCCAAAGGATACCAACTAGGATCAAGGGCCACTTTTTGTGGGTGGGTTTTACTCCCACAGCAACAAAGAAGAGCGAGTAGCAATAAGGTAGAAATTTTCTTTAACATAAGATGACCTGTAACACAAATAAGATAAAAAAGTGTATGTTTATCGTTTAAGGTTTTAATTATGTCAAACACTTATCTCATTATCAACTTTGGTGGTCCTAGAGATCTAAAAGAAGTAGAAGGATTTTTAAAAGAATTGCTGACTGACCAGGAAGTGATTCGTACTCCTTTTCCTTCTTTTCTTCATCGTTTATTATTTACCAGAATTGCAAAAAAACGTGCGCTAAAAGTTATTCCTGAATATGAAAAAATCGGTGGTAGATCGCCAATCTATGAAGATACCGAAAAAATGGCTGCAACTTTGCGACAATGTAGAAAAGCACCTGTTCTTACTTTCCACCGTTATTTACCTAAAACACACGCTTGCTTTTTATCTGCTGTTAAGCAAATACCAGAGGATCATCAGATACGGGTTTTCCCCATGTTTCCCCAATTTAGCTATGCTACAACAGGAAGCGTAGCTCTATTTTTTTCTCGTAATTTATGTGGACAGAGTCTGAATCAACTCTCTTGGATTAAATCTTACGCAACCCATCCTTTATATCTTAATGCATTCGAGCAACAAATCCGTCTTTGCTTAAGCGAGCAGAAGCTTAAAGAAGAAGAAGTGTGCTTGCTTTTTTCTGCCCATGCGATCCCTAGAAAGTTTGTTTGCACAGGAGATCCTTATGAAAAAGAATGTCTTTTGAGCTTTTATGCGCTTAAAAAACGGTTTCCTCAAGCGGTTTGTCATTTATCCTATCAATCTCAATTTGATAAGCAAGAATGGCTTCGTCCTTATACAAGTGATGTATGCGAAGAGATTAGTACTTGGGCGCAGGGTAGAAAAACCGTGGTAGTTATTCCTTTAAGCTTTACTTCAGATCATATAGAAACCCTTTTTGAAATCGAAAAACTTTATTTACCAGTCATTCGCAAGCAGGGGTTAACCGCTATTCGCTGCCCCGCTCTCAACCACCATCCCGAGTGGGTTCAAGCAATTCTTACCATTATGGAACAAGAAGAAACATTGCCCAATCAGATGCTCGTTCGCCATCCTACCCATTCTTGCTGTAGTGTATGTATGCCAAGCTGTTGTGTGTGCAAAAAAAAATAAAACATATACAAATATCTATGGTTTAAAGGATAATGGAGAAGAAAATTCCTTTAGCGTTGGTTATTTTTTGAAATGGTAAGGAGTATTTATGGCATATGAAGCTAATGCAGACAGAAGACTACAAAATAAAGCTGTATTAGGAGTTGGTTTAATGATTCTTGGATTGGCGCTTTATCCGCTATCCGATGCTTTCATTAAACATCTCATGGGTACATATAGTGTCTGTCAGGTCACGCTGCTACGTGCATTTACTCGTTTAGTTCCTCTTTTCATCGCAACCTATTTCCAAGGCGGTCCGCGCAAGATTCTTTATTCAAAACACCCAGCTAGTCATCTCACTCGGCTAACGGTTAATTTGATCTATACTTTTTGTTTTATGTTCGCTTTTTCACTCTCTTCTTTAACGACAATCTATACATTTAGCTATACCTCGCCCTTCTTCATGATTGTCTTAGGTTCATTGATGCTCAAAGAAAAAGTAACTCGTGAGAGATGGATTGCTGTAGGAATCGGTCTTATAGGAGTCCTCATCGCTATGCGCCCTGGAGCAAGTGTCATGGAATCAGCAGCATTTTTGGTTCTTTTTGCAACTTTTCTGGGAGCTTTGAACAAGATTCTCATGCGCCGTTTAGCATCAACAGAACATAGCCTTGCCATTGCGATCTATCCAAATCTCGTAATGATCGTGGCTATGTTGATTTTAGCCTTTATTTCTTCAACCTCTCCCAATTGGCTATCTCCTCAGTTTACTCTTGTTTGGAAACCGATGCCTTGGACTCATTGGGGTCTTTTTGCCATTGTAGGTATGCTGACAGCTGGTGCTCAGTACGCTATTGCACAATCACTTCGTTTTGCGCAAGCCTCGATCCTTGCGCCTATTGATTACTCTACCTTCTTCTGGGTAGTAGCTCTTGATTTTACCTGGTGGAACAAAACACCAGACATCTATACGTTAATCGGAGCTATGGTCATTGTTGGAAGTAATTTATTCATTCTCTATAGAACTCGAAAAGAAGAAGCTGCTAAAAAACAAACCTCTTTGGCTTAAAGAGAAACAAGAGAGACCTCAATAATAATCAAAGAATAAGGCTCCGGCTTAGGGGATTCTCTATAAGCAAGATCTGGATGGATAAATATTTCTCTTTTTTCTCCTACTCTCATACCCTGTAGGCTTTGTGAAGCCCAGGGATCATTTCGGAGAGTGAAATGCGTACTCCTGAAGTATTTTCAGATAAAGTTTCGCCATCTAGAGCCCTTTCTCTAAAAGAAATCAAAGGAGTGTTATTTGTATTTTTGAGCTCTTCTCCAGCTCCCGTGGTTGCTATTTTATAATAGAGCTTATCTTTAACTATCTCATGGATATCTTCTCTGTTTGATATCTTGCACAAATAAGATTCAGCAGCTTGGAGGTTAAGAATTTCCTTTTCTTTTATTTTGTTATTTAGAGAGGTGATTAGAGAAGCGTAACAATCCTTTAAAGGTTTTGACTTTTGCAAGAGCGTGCGAGGACAAACTTTTTTTCCTGTGAGATCTTGGAAAAGCTGAAGATTTTTTTCAATGACCGCATAGGATTTTTCTTTATTTACCAGAAAAAACCCAAAAGAACCATCCTTTTCTACTTTAACAAAGCTGTATTTTTCCATAGGGAAAAGATGTTGATGTCTCTCCCCCAAACTTTCCAGTCTTTTTCATCTAAAGCCATCAAATAAAGATGCTGTTCGGGGTTTTTATAAAATACAGGGAAACGAAGATAGCTTAAGCTATAATCAATGCTTCCCATTGGTTTAAGGCCGAATAAAGTATAGGAAAAATCTCCATGGTAGAAAAGCCGTCGAAAGAACCCTTCTAAGATTTTTCTTTCTTCAGGAGAAATGAATTGGAGGCGATGATTAATGGAGGGTTTATTATCTATTTCT
This sequence is a window from Candidatus Rhabdochlamydia sp. T3358. Protein-coding genes within it:
- the sthA gene encoding Si-specific NAD(P)(+) transhydrogenase is translated as MQKFDLIVIGSGPAGEKAAVKAAYFGYKVAIIEKEELFGGAGTVTGTLPSKTLRETALYFSDKLEKGLYGIDRTFSHEASMTDFMYRKNQVRDSSSKEVFDNLSRHHVSIFYGIANFEDAHTIHVQGKDLISLFGEFIIIATGSYPYHPANIPFDNKRVHDSDTILELTRHPSSLCIVGAGVIGCEYATIFATIGTHVYLINDKEKILPHLDEEISHALVKEMQSSGIDILFNTSIESLNVPSSDQTPIEVHLKNKKKLEVDMFLFSAGRSGNIKQLKLEKAGVKIGERELIIVDHQYRTNISNIFAVGDVIGFPALASTSMEQGRIAVAHIFQTQDLEHLPTYFPYGIYTIPEVSTIGLTTKEAEEKKILYAIGKAYYTNMPRGKIMGAKTGMLKLLFHKDTLQILGVHIIGRIATEIIHYGVILVEDKKTLHHVISQVFNCPTLHDLYKYAAYDGLIQVTPKFK
- the glgP gene encoding glycogen/starch/alpha-glucan family phosphorylase, which encodes MDLKTQTQADNLIQKIRHYLITTMGVTINEASPEEFYRAFALTLREEIMINWTACVHTYREKKARMLFYLCMEYMPGRFCQNNIINIHATDLINYVFKQLNRSYQEELHFEPEPGLGNGGLGRLAACLMDSLATQQIPAIGFGLRYQYGIFDQAVCNGVQVERPEAWLLHENPWEYRRDMHAASVFYAGKAVPGKNKKGVDVYELADYEEVRALSYDIPIIGYKETPDFTVNTLRLWTTKESPRNFQLQRYNAGMLGAAAENTSLTDVLYPNDHNETGKRIRLKQEFLLVSASLQDIIRRHLFIFSNMNEFADKVRIHINDTHPALTIAELQRLLITEHDFGWEEALDVVKTCCNFTNHTILRESLEEWNQSSLQYLLPRQYAIIEKINLEFCNQIRQKYPGDEDRVRSMSIIEGGQVKMANLAIYGSHRVNGVAALHTEILKKEIFKDFYEMYPEKFVNVTNGVTPRRWLLDCNPLLAAFITKRIGKQWITQFQEIRGLAKFANDFDSQKEFLEIKRKNKQTLLECLQHTNPIRDSAGKPIGHYSFLDESALFDVQIKRIHEYKRQLMNLIHVIMLYHELQENPEARRIKRMVFIAGKAAPGYEVAKQIIQLSYCISRRINQDPKTNQKLKLVFIENYNVSKAETIIPAADLSEQISTAGTEASGTGNMKLAMNGALTIGTEDGANIEMHQQVTDRFWPFRFGKTALENDLIRHTGNYNPWDIYMQNDSIRKALDSLRDQSFTQTEEEHQALSNLYQSLLHNQAGCIPDYYFVLGDLLDYYRTQKAVEALFLKPQEWAEYALQNIAAMGNFSSDESIKNYAKLVWDIQPCPVDLKELEKIRIEYSEHDKCRIFPSSVNGSVKNPS
- the hemH gene encoding ferrochelatase — translated: MSNTYLIINFGGPRDLKEVEGFLKELLTDQEVIRTPFPSFLHRLLFTRIAKKRALKVIPEYEKIGGRSPIYEDTEKMAATLRQCRKAPVLTFHRYLPKTHACFLSAVKQIPEDHQIRVFPMFPQFSYATTGSVALFFSRNLCGQSLNQLSWIKSYATHPLYLNAFEQQIRLCLSEQKLKEEEVCLLFSAHAIPRKFVCTGDPYEKECLLSFYALKKRFPQAVCHLSYQSQFDKQEWLRPYTSDVCEEISTWAQGRKTVVVIPLSFTSDHIETLFEIEKLYLPVIRKQGLTAIRCPALNHHPEWVQAILTIMEQEETLPNQMLVRHPTHSCCSVCMPSCCVCKKK
- a CDS encoding transporter substrate-binding domain-containing protein, translated to MLKKISTLLLLALLCCCGSKTHPQKVALDPSWYPLDLEDRNAQLVGFSTEILQKVSKKIPLAKVTTDAHYLLEDLLQEKYEAVLSSFPPYNFNKDRFDFSESYLMLGPVIVVDKSSDISSIKQLKGKAVGVLSDANVLLIESVPDVLIHQYSSKAQALEDVNLKVLDAALIDILSAYAYCEDLYQDRLKVGSAPLTNEGLRLITARNKNGSLIKAFNQEIHQLKQSGEYQKMLDKWGLPQKREIKK
- a CDS encoding FKBP-type peptidyl-prolyl cis-trans isomerase is translated as MRVGEKREIFIHPDLAYRESPKPEPYSLIIIEVSLVSL
- a CDS encoding DMT family transporter — translated: MAYEANADRRLQNKAVLGVGLMILGLALYPLSDAFIKHLMGTYSVCQVTLLRAFTRLVPLFIATYFQGGPRKILYSKHPASHLTRLTVNLIYTFCFMFAFSLSSLTTIYTFSYTSPFFMIVLGSLMLKEKVTRERWIAVGIGLIGVLIAMRPGASVMESAAFLVLFATFLGALNKILMRRLASTEHSLAIAIYPNLVMIVAMLILAFISSTSPNWLSPQFTLVWKPMPWTHWGLFAIVGMLTAGAQYAIAQSLRFAQASILAPIDYSTFFWVVALDFTWWNKTPDIYTLIGAMVIVGSNLFILYRTRKEEAAKKQTSLA